A window of Drosophila sulfurigaster albostrigata strain 15112-1811.04 chromosome X, ASM2355843v2, whole genome shotgun sequence genomic DNA:
TGTGCCTCCtagtaaattaattgattttttgttcGTTATCGATTCGATATCGCGCATTTCGATATACGCATACTCCtacaacatacatatgcacatatgtgtgtatgtatgtataaatatatgtatcgcggggtatgtatgtatgtatgtatatggctgtgtgtgttttattttttatttgttaaatgctAAAGTTTTCGTTTAGTACTGATTTAagtttttcttgttcttcattttctttgttttttctttttcttcttgttctttttgtttttgctttatcGATCTCTAAATGCTAAACTTTTTGGtttctttgttttgtctttgcttcaattatttatttcgtttttgctgattttgtttttaacttaggttttatttgttttgttgtatattcattaatttttgctatttttacaTGCCTAAAACTATGATTTGTgtttagatttttgtttttttttttggtttgttcgCATATTTTTTATCGATCGCTTTCGATCTCCGCATTTCGTTCGGTTCGATAAAAACttgatgtgtttttttttttgctgttaacGGGGCTGTTAGTTAACAGTCGCACAGCTCTGTTACTTAACATTGCTTTTACCATAAAATTAAGCGCAAATTGTTCATTTTAAAGGGATTTTGCATGTTCCTGGTGAATTGTTGGTTTTACGTATGCGACGAATGTTAATGTTTGTGGGGGAAAGGGGGACATTTTTTGAGGGGAAGGGGGTTGCACTCTTCATGTAATTATGTACACAATGTGTGTTGTCTAACTCTGAGCGAAGTGAACgaaagctctctctctctctctttgagtGAAcgtaactctccctctctctgggTGTAAATGAGATTTAAAGAATtggaaagaaagagagagagtgatcGATCAAAGGAGTTTAATGGGCGGGAATATCACAAAAAGCGGCGCCTGAATTCACACACTGGATAAAAATGAACTGATCGCATAATCAACCACACATTGACaaccattttgtttttgtttttgcttttggatGTGAACTGATTTTGATCAACTTTGACATTAACATAAGTTTATTTGCCATTGGAAGATGCGTGGCTTCGATTTCGAATCGAGAAATAACTGAGAAAAGAAATTGCTCattagaggtggagaactatcgatggcactatcgatAGTGGCACATACTTTCGATAGTGGCGCAACCAAATACCTTGACTGCGGCAAAGATTACAATAATACAAGGCAATATGTCaacatttgtgtgtttgtatgtttcTAGTAGAGAGGGAGAACAatcgatggcactatcgaCACTATCGATGGCTCACTATCGATAGTTATCCACATCTATAGCTCGTCAATGCTTGTggggagagagaggcagagagatgtcttgtgtgtgtgtttgtgagtgtaAACAACCAAAAGAGTAGACAAACACTAATGTTTGAGACAacgagatggagagagagaatgcgtgtgtgtgtgtaaattacAGTTATCTTCATAGATATTTCATTCATAAGGAGAGAGTACAATCTATAATGCGGCATTGCATACTATTGCAATCTTTATgttcacacatacatatgtaaatctTCTGTCGCTGTTATCGTAATCGTTATCGTTACActtatcatatatatatatatatcgatttatatttgaatgtgaatgtgtggaatacatacacatatgtatggcAGTCATTAAGAAAGTGGTTTTTAAGGATTCCTCTCGCTTATACTTTTAAcagttattttcatttttgtctttttttttttttgcgatttttatctttcattttcatttttttttttgtttgtttactttttgtttattctttaAGTTGCTTAATTGTACAATACTATGGCCCTAATTGCTTACAATTAAATGCTTAGCCGTTAGCGtcatatcaatttaaaaaaggaaaaatacaataaataaaatgtaaatcaaaACAGATTAAACATTTGCTTCTAACATTCGATTGTATATCCCAACTTTATACTTTAACTGTATGCtaagtgcaaaaaaataattttttttttttttttatatatttatatatatatatatgtatatcttaaatatcatgtatgtatagtaaaaataaaaaaaaaaaaaaaaaaaaaaaaaaaaaaaaaacgaactaACGAACGTGATTTAAACGCGCGCGCCACACATTAGGAAAACAATTGTGATGGGTGGCTTTTTTGGTAGCCTCTGGCTATTTACAGAGCGATAACATACTAGCCCTTAACAGCGTctgttaatgttaatatgCCAGTTGCCAATGCTGCCGGCTGTAATCCTCTCCTTCTGcttattcttcttcttatcGACTAATTCGCCATTGtctttgctgtcgctgttgttgttgttgttgttgctgtcgcactcgcactcgttGCCGCGGCTGGTCATCGGCGCTCATCTGTTATCGTTATCGGttttgtaattgcattttatttttgatttcgatttgattttatatgcatatttcatttgatttgttttaacaagataaaaaaagagagaacatACGATTTGAGCATAAATTAGTGCTTACATTTTAGCCTTTTTTTTGGTCTTTAACAAAAtagtaaaacaataaaagctaCGTTTGACAACACactgtgttttttgttttagtttttttttttggctgagAGAGAGGAAAACTACCGCTAAGCAACGAACTAAACACacgtacaataataatttgtgtattatgcttattttgtaattaattaattaataatataagttgtatgtaatataaaaatagttcaaaaagtgcaaattaatcaatattcattgaaatcataaacataattaataataataatacttgtacaattttcacatttttctcaatttttttcTTACAAATTTGTCAgtgaaataataagaatttttgtttcataattttttcatgtttttattttgaaaccaatttgttttttttattcgataacacacacacatacatacaaacaaatgaattgtgatatatatattttattttgtattttgtaagtCATGCAAAGGGAAAATCATTTTAGATTCGCAGCTGGGTCTAAGTTTCTGTCTTGATcgataacaaaatataaaaacgttCACAAATCGCTCtaagaatattttatgtacagaaacaaaaacatgtattgaaaataaaaagtgatTCACTacgaaaaagaacaaaaaaaaatggcggCTACATAATGTGAACTACTCTAcgaaaagaagaagcagcgaGCACTTGAAAGAGCGAGATGAGAATAGAGATCTCCACCccgaaagagagaaagagacggaTAGTGTGTGCAACTCACCTAGACATTGGGGATCCAAGGCggcgccgctgccgctgctggacatcaactgttgttgttgttgttgctgctgctgtgccgTTGCGTTGACTGCGCTGCTTGCTGCGCCGCCGACGCCAGCTGCGACGCTGGAAGAGacaacgctgctgctgctactgctgctggcgCCAAGACCTCCTCCGAGGACAGCACTCGACGTTGATCCGCCACTTGCACTCGCTGccccgcctcctcctcctccgcctccaaCTCCACCACCTGATCCGCTGCCTCCTCCAGTTGCACCTCCTCCACCTGATCCACCGCCAGATGATGATCCGCTTCCGCCGGCGCCCGCATTCGCTGCATTGGCGCCCGCTCCGCTCGTGTTTGTCGCCTCGTCCGTGGTGCGCTTGAAGAAGTTGTGTTGCAAGGCATAATATGGTGTGACTCGCGTCTTTGGATCAAAGTCCAGCATGCGCAATATCAGATCCTTAAACTTCAAATAATCCGCCACCGAATGACCCGGCTCATCCAACCTCCGACCCGACGGTCCGCCCGTCTCCACGCCAAGGATGTCGTGGAGCTTGCGGGAACCGGGCGGCTTGTATTTGCGACCATTGAGCGTTTTCTTTAGCACATAGGAGCCGTCGGTGACAATTTTGTCAAAGAATTTGCGCGTCTTGTGCGCCTGATCCAGCAGATATTTGGGCGGCATGCCGAGCACCTCGACGATCTTGTTCATCTGATCGAACTCATTGCAGCCGGAGAAGAGCGGCTCACCGGTGTGCATCTCGACCAGAATGCAGCCGAGGGACCACATATCGATCGCCAGATCGTACTGTATGCCCAGCAACACTTCTGGGGAGCGATAGAAGCGCGACTGGATGTACTGATAGATCTGTGTGGGGAGatgagatggagagagaggtTAGTAACacaaattttgattgattaaCGAGGTAAGAAAAGCAacccaaaatatataaactagTGTGTCAAATTTAGGCACtcaaaattagttaaaaacgGTCACTCTGACATTTTTGGAACAAATATTTTGGAGAaaccaatttttaatttttagacTTTCGCAATTTTCATATTGGGATATTTTCgtcataaaaatattccatGATATAcatgatttataaatatatgttccCAGCTAAGCGAAATCGCTTTTATTTCACTAGTGTGCCAAATTTAGGCACACAAAACTCGTTAAAAACGGTCACTCTGACATTTTTGGAACAAATGTTTTGGAGAAAgcactttttaaaatacatatttctacaattttgatCTTGGCATATTTTCATCACAGAAATAGGGAACGAATGTAAGTCATCtgtttcttttaataattgaccacacattttttgttgcttacaaTTTCAGTACCAAATTTAGTCTCACAAATGTAACTAAAAACGGTCAATCTAAAATTTGTGgaatactcaaaatatatagctataatttacaattcacAATTGCCAAATTAACAAAAAGAGAATCATCAAGAGGCGTATCTATTATCTAGTTAAGGAATTAACGCTCTCCTCTACGATTCTCAAACTATTAACTTTCAATTCACAAGCAATTGTAATATACTACactagaggtggagaactatcgtTAGTTAGCGTCATTGATATTCGACGATATTGAATTTTATACAATCGATAGTATCGCAGGAGGGGTCTATTGTTCTCCATCTCTAATCAACACCCTAGCTAATAGTTTTGACTTTAAAAAGacgcaaaaatgttaatttcaaGACTTACGCGCTGGCCCAATTGACACGAACTGCCAAAGTCAACAATTTTGATGGCCGATCGCTTGGGATTGCAGAGCAATATGTTCTCGGGCTTCAGATCACAGTGTATTATGTTCAGTTCGGGGGTGCTCAGGAACAAAAGAGCCGTGCACAGTTGCTGCGCAAATTTGCGCGTGAGGTTCAGCGATACGCCACGGAAATTTGTGTTCCTTAGCAGATCGTACAGATTGTACGACAGCAGCTCGAAGACGAGGCACAGATGATTGCGCCACATAAAATGACGCTTGAGCTTGACTAAAAAATCGAAGGAAACAACAATCGGTTAAATTTCGATCTCAatcaattaatgcaaaattcgATTACTCACCGATATAGTATTTGTTTTCAGCATCCGCACGATTCATCATCTCGAGCAGCTTGACTTCGATTTGTGCCTGATTTAGGAAcggtttcttatttttaattatcttGATTGCCACCTGGCATTGCTCCTCATGATCGTAGGCTTTGACCACCTGACCAAAGCTGCCTTTGCctgtttaaataaaacaaaaaaattaacgaTTGTATATCGATAGctactatcgatagttatGCGATTACTTACCAATCAATGAATCAATCTCGTAGCGATCCAAAAACTTTTCGCCATTCTTGATTATATAATCGTGATTATCGTCATCATAGCCGTCGTTATATAATTTACGCTCCTTTTTATTTGACGAATCATCCTCGCCTTGTGTCTGCTGAGCACGACGCTTCTTCTTCGCATAATAAACCTTGATAAGTGTAAAAGATAAATGTCCGTTgcattaatattcatataattcGAACATAAATAAAGAAGTTCACATATCTAGAGAATTTGACAGTCGGAATGGTTTTTAAGcgcatttgaatttaaagtgCGTTTATCGATAGTTTGTTCTCACGCTGTTACCGGTCTACTGCACTGTTAACAGCTTACTGAACTGTTAACATCCTACTGCACTGTTAACAGCCGAATGTACTGTTAACATCCTACTGCACTGTTAACAGTCTACTGCACTGTGAACAGCCGCCTGCACTTTTAACAGCCTACTGTTAAGCTCGCATTAAAGCTGTTTACTGTTGCATTAGCATTAACGTATAAGTAATTCGGTCCACACATACTCAcccacacaaatatatatttgcattgtacgaaactgtttttttcttaatcAATTGCGTTGTGTCTGCCTcgtatttgatttaaaataatttatgtttgtgCTTCTCATTTTTATGCagatcacacacacacacacgcacggcCAAAACGCTGCCCTTATCTCGGCCCTCGCCCTACAGTTGCCTCTCCCCTCCCCATTGTTACTCTGCTGGCCAACAACCTGCTCATTGGTTTGGTGAAAAATTTGATATGcagctggctgctgctgcttggcacgagaaaaaaaaagttgttgctAACGCCGCATGCGAGCGTCGGTGCGAAAGAGCGCGCTGCGCTGCATATGCCCGtcgacagagacagcgacagcggcagagCGCCGCTGAGAGCGCGAGCGCGCTTTGCAGCGCAGCAGAGCACAACGTTGgtgtagagagagagaaagagagcgagttTCAACAACGCCTAAAAGAAGGCTGCACACAACTGCTtagcttgcttgcttgctatGCCCATTTTTGGGGGCTGACTgcgtttgtttgtgtgtgtgtgtgttgttcttgttgtagaAATAATCATGTGGAGCGCGAGAGCAATGCTCGAAAATGGGTGTATGCCGGCGTCACAACTGCCGCTGTCTTCATTTCtgctggctgttgctgctgctctgtcGCTgccgacagcgactgcgactgctgctgttgcctggcAATGACGTATATGCTGAGCTCGGGGCAGCAACGTCACAGTTAATCGCCATGATATGCGCGCACTCTTTGTTCTTCTCACTCTTACTCTCtgaaaagtgtagcatacaaTGCTGCGATGTCTGCATATGCCTTGATAAGGCTGTGAAaaggccacacacacaaacacagacacacacacatacatatgtatatatgaacaATGTAACAAGTAAAGCGAGCTCAAGTGCGCTTTGGGTTTggttctgctgctgctgcgcttcTTCTTTTACTTTGCTCTTCTCCCTTTTCTtgtgcaacaatttgttggcCAATTAAACGCTGATGTTGATAATGATGATTGTTATTAGCAGCGTGCCAAGGTGTTACCTTCAttagcagtagcaacaacacaacacgaTTCGTTGCGAATCGACTTTCACTCTAACCTCAATCTCTTACACGCTGCACGTTGTTTAtattgtgctgttgttgttgttgttgcggctgctgtctTTGCTTCATGCATTAtacatttatgcattttacaCTCTCTCCATTTCGCGGACTTCGATTTGAGTTcatttcgatttgatttgcttgttttgctgctgctctcttaATGTATGCCGCATAAACAGTCGTAACAAgtgaaaacaaattcaaagtgTGCCCAAAGAGCAGGCACAACTTAAGAGAGCGCAACAACCACAGCTTGATCAAGCGAAGCTTTGCAAGAGAACAACTTCATGCGGTTTGCTTAGTATCAATTAAGAGAGCGCAAACagcaagcaaagaaaaaaaggcgCACTCCAGAAGAAGTTCGGTTAGCTAAAGAGTGAGCGAGAAGTGtgacttttaattttgtagttGCTTTTCTATGATTTCCTGACATGAGAACTAGGAACTTGGCAGCTTATATGTGTTGTCAGTTGCGTGTGGCCGTCTACGATGGCGATGCCAAGTTGAAGAGA
This region includes:
- the LOC133848688 gene encoding serine/threonine-protein kinase minibrain isoform X3 — its product is MSATATALLYWQSLNGGSLDVDVDDDDDEGTQQTIELLPSAAGSALTSAVTGCDWRQLQQQQRPSYARNWSATCNIATATTTQPAHYHLQLQQPHYLAQIGCQHTVNNFDGNKASFKPATTIKQQQYDLSAGYGSSAGAVETSQGSGSGGRQRHAPLYGRFVVEEDLPATHRDVMHHHSSPSSSSEVRAMQARIPAHFRDPALAPLRKLSVDLIKTYKHINEVYYAKKKRRAQQTQGEDDSSNKKERKLYNDGYDDDNHDYIIKNGEKFLDRYEIDSLIGKGSFGQVVKAYDHEEQCQVAIKIIKNKKPFLNQAQIEVKLLEMMNRADAENKYYIVKLKRHFMWRNHLCLVFELLSYNLYDLLRNTNFRGVSLNLTRKFAQQLCTALLFLSTPELNIIHCDLKPENILLCNPKRSAIKIVDFGSSCQLGQRIYQYIQSRFYRSPEVLLGIQYDLAIDMWSLGCILVEMHTGEPLFSGCNEFDQMNKIVEVLGMPPKYLLDQAHKTRKFFDKIVTDGSYVLKKTLNGRKYKPPGSRKLHDILGVETGGPSGRRLDEPGHSVADYLKFKDLILRMLDFDPKTRVTPYYALQHNFFKRTTDEATNTSGAGANAANAGAGGSGSSSGGGSGGGGATGGGSGSGGGVGGGGGGGGAASASGGSTSSAVLGGGLGASSSSSSSVVSSSVAAGVGGAASSAVNATAQQQQQQQQQLMSSSGSGAALDPQCLDERR
- the LOC133848688 gene encoding serine/threonine-protein kinase minibrain isoform X2, which gives rise to MYRLEDTNSGAVMDKNKQKLSAGYGSSAGAVETSQGSGSGGRQRHAPLYGRFVVEEDLPATHRDVMHHHSSPSSSSEVRAMQARIPAHFRDPALAPLRKLSVDLIKTYKHINEVYYAKKKRRAQQTQGEDDSSNKKERKLYNDGYDDDNHDYIIKNGEKFLDRYEIDSLIGKGSFGQVVKAYDHEEQCQVAIKIIKNKKPFLNQAQIEVKLLEMMNRADAENKYYIVKLKRHFMWRNHLCLVFELLSYNLYDLLRNTNFRGVSLNLTRKFAQQLCTALLFLSTPELNIIHCDLKPENILLCNPKRSAIKIVDFGSSCQLGQRIYQYIQSRFYRSPEVLLGIQYDLAIDMWSLGCILVEMHTGEPLFSGCNEFDQMNKIVEVLGMPPKYLLDQAHKTRKFFDKIVTDGSYVLKKTLNGRKYKPPGSRKLHDILGVETGGPSGRRLDEPGHSVADYLKFKDLILRMLDFDPKTRVTPYYALQHNFFKRTTDEATNTSGAGANAANAGAGGSGSSSGGGSGGGGATGGGSGSGGGVGGGGGGGGAASASGGSTSSAVLGGGLGASSSSSSSVVSSSVAAGVGGAASSAVNATAQQQQQQQQQLMSSSGSGAALDPQCLGLLLHHANNNNNNTTTANAMNFSALSLQAQPTTTAAAAAATSIIHHNNNNNNNSLNSLNHSSNNNNSRRNMYMNNSYPHAMDCDPPHAQQMPPPPLPPASAAAMAAAALRLGQPPFGRMRSVGAHQNFSTIKHNGAAPLLLPSLPPPAAHQQHQQLQSLPQPQQHHSYAPASLPLDLMHHYGNMSAAASHLMMTDSSVISASAAGGIPAGSGPASYTALLYHPQLAPLPLPTSASASSPASLPASAATPSSSSVATSVGSGVTGASSDASSSSPMVGVCVQQNPVVIH